gaagagggacatcactacagatcctaCACACATTAAATGAATAATAAGGGCATATTATAAGCAACTTTATTCCAATAAATTCTACAACttggatgaaatggacaaattccttaaaagacagaaatcaccaaaactgatataaaaaatataaatttgaatagCCCTATATCTATTACCTAAAtagaattcataattttaaaacttcctgCAAAGAAGACCCTGGGTCCAGATTGCTTTGCTAGTtagttctatcaaacatttaatgaGGGGTTTCGGGGtaactctgttggttaagtgtctgcctttggctcaagtcatgatcccagggtcctgggatcaagtcccacactgggctccctgctcagcagggagtctgcttctccctctccctctgcccctcctcccccactcgtgctctctttctcaagtaaataaaatcttaaaaaaaaatttaaagaagacaaaaacacaattttacataaactttttaaaatatttatttatttaagatttcatttatttatttgacagagagagacagcaagaaggggaacacaagggcgcctgggtggctcagtgggttaagccgctgccttcggctcaggtcatgatctcagggtcctgggatcgagtcccgcatcgggctctctgctcagcagggagcctgcttcctcctctctctgcctgcctctctgcttacttgtaatttctctctgtcaaataaataaataaaatctttaaaaaaaaaaaaaaaaaaaaaaaaaaaaaagaaggggaacacaagcaggggttagtgggagagggagaagcaggcttcctgccgagcaaggaacccaatgtggggctcgatcccaggaccctgggaccacaacctgagcagCCGAAGGccgacacttaacgactgagccatccaggtgcccctgaaaatatatatatttcttaaaaaatgactGTTAATAAAAAGGGATGcccagggatgcctaggtggctgtTGGTTGACCAtttgacccttggtttcagctcaggtcatgatgtcagggtcatgagatcaagtcccacattgtgtTTCATGCTCgtcagggagtttgcttgagattctttctttctctccctctgccctcctgcctccctctctaaaataaataaatctttttttttttttttaagattttgtttatttatttgacagagacaccatgagggagggaacacaagcagaaggagtgggagagggagaaagcaggcttcctgctgagcagggagcctgatatggggctcaaccccaggaccctgggaacatggcctaagccaaaggcagacactaaactactaaaacaaataaatcttttttaaaaagtgtgtccCTAaaccaaataaatctttttttaaaagtgtgcctggctggctcagttggtagagcatgtggctcttgatgtCAGAGTACTGAATTCCAGcctcatgctgggtgtagagtttacttaaaaaaaaaaaaaaaaagtcaaggggcgcctgggtggctcagtgggttaaagcctctgccttcggctcaggtcatgatcccagggtcctgggatcgagccccacatcgggctctctgctcggcggagagcctgcttcctcctctctctctgcctgcctctctgcctacttgtaatctctgtctgtcaaataaataaataaaatcttaaaaaaaaaaaaaaaagtcaaggggcgcctgggtggctcagtgggttaaggcctctgcctttggctcaggtcatggtcccggggtcttgggatcgagccccgcatcgggctctctgctgaacggggagcctgcttcctcctctctctctctctgcctacttgtgatctgtcaaataaataaataaaatctttttttaaaaatgtcaaatatatttcctaatttttcttgtgatttcttcttcgaTTTCTGGGTTATTCCTacgtatttggggattttccagatattttgctattaatttattaattctgtTGTGGTCAAATAATATaactatttcttttaagatttcatttatttgagggagagaaggagcaggggcagagggagaggaagaagcagattcactgccaagcagggagcccaatttggggcttgatcccagaactccgtgatcatgacctgaactgaaggcactcaactgactgagacatccaggtgcctccataacttttttctttaaaatatttatttatttattagagagagagagagagaggcagtgcgcagggaggggcaaagggagaggtagagaagtGGACTCTGCTAGGCgctgagcctgatgcggggttgtatcttacaaccctgagatcatgacctgtgctgaaataagtcaagagtcagacacttggggcgcctgggtggctcagtcattaagcatctgccttcagctcaggacatgttcccagggtcctggcattgagccccacatggggtgccctgcttggcgggaagcctgcttttccctctcccactcctcctgcttatattccctttctagctgtgtctctgtcaaataaataaaatcttaaaaaaaaaaaaaaaagacacttaactgactgccccccaggtaccccaagaataTAACTATTGATTTTAATCCTTTCAAATTTCTGTGTTTGTGGTCCAGTCTATAGTCTATCTTGAATATTCCATGTACACCTAAAAGAAAATGTGTACTGTTGTTGGTCCCATGTTCTATGTTAATGAAGTAAAATTGGTTGATCGTATTGTTCAAGTCTTCTATATCCGTAATGATTTTTAGTCCCATCAAGTACTGAGAGAGGAGTGTTGAAATTTTCAATTATAATCATGGATATCTATTTCTTCTGTtagttctgtcagttttgcttcatatattttgaatctCTGCATTTGTATGTAATTGAGTGCATACAAATTcaagatttttaatatatatatatatatatatatatccatcttaTCTCTGTTAATACTCTTGGTCTTGCATTTTACTTTgcctgattaaaaaaattttttaaatagattttgtttatttggcagagagcgagagggaacacaagtagggtgagtgggagaggaaacaggcttcctgccgagcagggagtccaatgatGCGAagcctgggcttgatcccaggatcctgggatcatgacctgagctgaaaacaaatgcttaatgactgagccacccaggcgccccttactttgCCTTACTGTGCTATTAATGTAACTACTCCAGCTTTCCTATGATTGTTTCATGAtacatctttttccatcttttttttttttttaagatttttatttatttatttgacagatagagatcacaagtaggcagagaggcaggcagagaaagagggggaggcaggctccctgaaagcccgatgtggggcttgatcccaggaccctgggatcatgacctgagctgaaggcagaggctttaacccactgagccacccaggtgcccctttttccatctttttacttttagcCTGTTTTATTATTCAAAGTGTGTTTATCAGATATTTGggccttgctttttaaaatccaatttgaaCTTTGGAGTCATGCTGAATATCTACTTCTCTGACTTGctatttctgtgcatttttaagatttttctatgCTTATGTGTGTAGTGGTTATTAACTTATCCTGGTCTACAGTATTACTGTTCTGAGGCAGGCATACAGGCTGTTTGTAGTTTCGGACTTTTCCAAACAAAGCTGCTTGGAATATTCTCGCTCTTGTATTTCTAAGGTAACATGCTGGGATGAAACTGCTGGTTGTGAGGTGCATGTTTAATTAGTTAATGATAActctttccaaagtggctggtaATTATTTATCTTAACATCAGCACAGTAAGAGTTCCTCAACTTCAGCACATCCTTGCTGATCTACTGACAACTTTTCACATTCTAACACTTCTGGCCACTTGAGTCTATAATAGCCACCATTTAATATTCACATAAACTGTGCCCAGCCCTGTCCTGCGTACTGTGTGAatgatctcatttcatcctcacaaaagTCCTATCAATTAAGAATGTGTGGGCACTTATGGCCAAGAGAGCAAGTCTTCATCCTTCCCCTATCGGCTTCCCTTCTGTCTGGGCCTGGTGACCATCTCATGTCTTTCTTCTCCCAActtgggttgggggtgggtcCCAGCAGGGCCTCAGTCCTGCCCCATACGCTTTCCTCCTCAGGCTGTTACTCCCTGTCAGTCCGCCTGAGCCGCCCTACATCGTGGGACCGGATCAGACACTACAGGATCCATCGCCTTGATAATGGCTGGCTGTACATCTCACCACGCCTCACCTTCCCATCACTCCAGGCCCTAGTGGATCACTATTCTGGTATGGCCATTTCCTGCTTCCATTAGACTGGGacgtggggtgtggggggcagacAGTTGTACTCTTGGACACTTCACTTGCTAGAGAATATCCAGACAGGCAGAAGAGGGACCTCTCCATCTCCATACCAATGTGCCAAGAACGTAGGCCAGGACCTCTGTCTTCATCCCATGCCCTGACAGAGCCATAAAGTCCTCCCATGTGGACATGGGCCAGTGCCTCACCTACACTGTGGTTCTGAGTCCAAGACCTCAATGGTAGGCACAGTTCTCTTCACAGGAACTAGTCCCAGAGCTGTTGCTGTTGTGTAATTTAGTTGACTCTCAGCATTTCCTGGTGCTTGTCCTGTTATAGGTACTGGAGCATGTAGCCACGATGACAGTGtcaaaggggcagagaggaaagccCACTCCTGGGAAAACTGATCGGGGGTTTTCTAGAGGGTGGGTCTGTGCAGTAGATACGGACAGAACACATAGAGATGAAGTATTCTCTAGCTTTCTTCTTCCCAAAGCACTTTCCTAACCAGTGCTTCCCAAAGCACTTTCCTAACCAGGTATTCTCAAAGAATACCATCAACCTACCCAAAACCACAGCCAATTCAATCTTCAAAACTTAGCCTAGAATGATCTGATTGTATCTCAGCCCCTAGATCAACAGCTTGAGGCTCGTGTcccatcacttttttaaaaaaatgtaatctctacaccagagccctgaactcatgaccctaagatgaGTCTCTATTGACTGAACGAGCCAGGTGGCCCTGTCATTCTTTTTTGAACATGCCTCCACATGCCAAAAGCGGAAAGCTgtcagggtgagggtgggggttgTTAGGGAGCAAAGTAGGGCTGGAGTCAGCCATGTCAAGGTCTGGATCTTTATTCAGAGTTGGCGGATGATATCTGCTGCCTCCTCAAGGAACCCTGTGCCCTGCGGAGGGCTGGCCCACAGCCTGGCAAGTCCATACCCCCACCTGTGACTGTGCAGAGCATGCCACTCAATTGGAAAGAGCTGGACAGGTAAGGGGACCCCTGGAACAtgaaggcagaacaaaggagatagaagGACCCAACCTGGGAACCCACAAACCCAAATAAGCCTGTCACCTTCGGGGACACTGGCAAGCTTGTGAGTACTGACTGATCTCATAAGAGACCAAGCCAGGCTCAGCAGGACTGTACAGGGACtggcaggaaggagaaagaggaagtggaTAGAGGGCATGCCTAGATGCCAAAGATGGCCAGGATGGAAGTGTCAGACAAGATGGGGTAGAACAGAAAGCACCAGTCCTGAATGGAAATGTCAAGCTGGGGTTTTGGCTGAGAGAATGGGGAGCCACTGGGAGTATGAACTTGAACTGTGTGGTGAGAGCAGGGTGCAGGATGAGGCTCCTTGACCcaactctctttccctctccacagCTCCCTCCTGTTCTCTGAAGCACCTACCCTAGGGGAGTCCCCTCTCCTCAGTGAGGGGCTCCGGGAGGCCATCAGCTCTTACATCAGCCTAACTGATGACAGCTCCTTGGATGATGCCATGGCCCAAAACAGAGGCCAAAAGGGAATCCAACGCTGCAACACCTAGATCCCCCGCTCAGCTCACCTTGAGCACTCTAGAGGCAAATTCAGGGTCCCACTTGCATTCTGTGCTCCTTCCTCTTTCGGCCCTAAGAAGTCATTTAACCCCCTCCCAGTGTCACAAATCCACCTGCAACCTCTAATTCAAGTACCTCTAATTCAAGTACAGATCAGCTGAGAACAGGGACAGGGCTCCAAAGAGACTAAACCTCTGGGGTTTGACCCAGTTTGACCTGAGTTGGGATTTCCATCTTTCTCCCCTGCCTACTGAATCCCCTTCAACACACCCCACAGCTCCACCCACTAGGTAGAAGCCACCATTcgtatcaagaagaaaaaaaatcatttaaagaaaatttacaagtctcactCAGAATACCATACTTCAGAAGGTAGAAGGGACAGGAAAGCAGATGGGATGGATGTCTTCCCACAGCAACAGAACCCAGGATGTCCAGCCTCTACCTGGACCTCAGAGCAAAGGGGACCCCTGACAGTCCAGGTTCTCAAACAGCCCCATCAGGCCTCTTCTCTGGACAGTCATAGCTCCAAgatctctatttcattttgtgGCTTATCATGTGAACCTGCCTAAGCTTTCCTGGCTACAGTGGCCCTGCCACCTTGTGGCCAAACACAAAATGGCACCTTCTGGGTCTAGCCCACTGCAGTGAGGTCAGTCACATCTCAGCACCAGGTGGGGCATCAGAAGTCACTAAGCTTCTCTCCACAAAACCAAGGCCACAGCCTACACCAACTCTAGCCCTTAATTTCTCTGCTGCCCATTAAGGAAAGAGAGGCCTAGCTGGAGCTGCtacaggagcagggagaggaggtgaAGGATGAGGTTGGAGGGCAGGGGTCTGAGGCTAGAGGTGAGGTGGGAAAAGCTTTAACAGGTATCGTCAACAGATTTTCaattaaagatttgatttattcaaGTACCCGAAAACATTCTACAATGGAAACTGTTATTAGATGATGCTTATACTGTGCTAATGACCACGCACATACGGCCACAATGTTTTCAGAAAACTTGAAATGCCACTGATAGTTTAAAAACTGTACACCTGATGGAGAAGTGAGGAAGACAATTTAATGTTTCATCCGGATCCAGAGGTGCATCCAATTAAAAGACAGCTCCCATCAGCAAACAGGTGTTTCATGATGATATCCAAGAAGAAATGGTTGGTGATGGACAATTCAGAAATGCTTCTCCAAAAGGcagttggttctttaaaaagtttcagatcaCAACCCTTGCAGAAAACACTGATGCCCAACACACTGATTCTCGGTCCAGGAAACACAGGTCTTCCAGTTTCCATGTGACTGGGGTGTCCCTACAATCATGTTTCTGTGCTGTAACTATGACGGTCCTTTGGACCGGACAGAGAGCAGGTGGGGTCTGTAACCATCAGTCATAGTGGATGGCAGTGTAAAAAATGATCCAGATAACCTAGAGAGAAGACAAGCAATGGTCATAGATCACCTGGGTCAACACAGGCCCCTATTCCACAAAAGAAATGTGTCAAACAATGTATGCACAGTGGGCTTC
This genomic interval from Mustela lutreola isolate mMusLut2 chromosome 9, mMusLut2.pri, whole genome shotgun sequence contains the following:
- the SLA2 gene encoding src-like-adapter 2 translates to MGGQPSRGKTLPSPSSSPSVQEPGPVPMQAERSRATAVALGTFPVGEHTELPLSLGDPLTIISEDGDWWTVVSDASGTEYSIPNSHVAKISHGWLYEGLSREKAEELLLLPGNSGGAFLIRESQTRRGCYSLSVRLSRPTSWDRIRHYRIHRLDNGWLYISPRLTFPSLQALVDHYSELADDICCLLKEPCALRRAGPQPGKSIPPPVTVQSMPLNWKELDSSLLFSEAPTLGESPLLSEGLREAISSYISLTDDSSLDDAMAQNRGQKGIQRCNT